The Myxococcota bacterium genome includes the window GCGTCGGGCGCCCAGTCGAGGAGGCGCGGCGTGACGCCGACGTTCTCGCGCACCGACAGGTGGGGGAACAGGCCGACGCCCTGAAAGCAGTAGCCGATGCGCCGGCGCAGCTCGGGGCCGGATAGCCCCTCGGTATCCGCTCCGTCGATCCAGACCGAGCCGCCGCTGGGTTCGATCAGCCGGTTGATGAGCTTCAGGGTGGTCGTCTTCCCCGACCCGGACCCGCCCACCAGCATCATCAGCTCACCGCGGGCCACCTCGAGGCAGACGTCGTCGACGGCCATCGCGTCACCGGCTGGATCGCCGGTCGGGCTGCCGTAGCGTTTGCTGAGGTTTCGCAGCTCGATCACGAGCGTTCGGCGATCCAGAGCTTCGCGTACTTGAGCCGCACGTAGTGGGCGGCGAGGTACGCCAGCAGGAGCCCGCGCCAGCCGTCGAGGAAGCCGCGGCGCAGGACGTAGAAGACGAAGAAACGGGCGGGCGGGCGCAGCACGACGTCGCGCCAGCGCGCGCGCCGACCCTCGCTGCGCATCTCCTCGGCCATCGTGGTCGTGTAGGTGTCGATGGTGCGCAGGTGGTCCGAGAAGCTGCGGTAGGGGTCGTGTTCGAGCTCTCCGGCCAGGCGGGTGACCGGGCCGTCCACCCGCACGTGGTCGTGGGGGTTGCGCCCGCTCCAGCCGCCGCGACGTCGGTCGAAGAGCCGCAGCTTCCAGTCGGGGTACCAGGTGCCGTGACGGATCCAGCGCCCGAGGTAGCGCGACACCCGCGACACCTCGTAGCCCGCCGCGTTCCCGAAGCCCCCCTCCTGCACGCGCTCGATGGCGGCGCGCAGCTCGGGCGCGACGCGCTCATCCGCGTCGATGCAGAACACCCAGTCGTGTTTCGCCTCGCGGATCGCGAACTCTTTCTGGGCGACGTGGCCGGGCCAGTCGCGTTCGATCACACGCGCGCCGTGCTCGGCGGCGATCTCGCGCGTGCGGTCCTCGGAGTGGGAGTCGACGACGAGGACCTCGTCGCAGAAGGCCACGCTGTCGAGGCATGCACCGATGCGATCGGCTTCGTTGCCCGCGATGATGCAGGCGCTCACCGGGTGCGGAGCGTTCGGAGAGGCCACGCGCCCTCCGTCGGGTCAGTCCGTGAAGCCGAGCAGGGCGTCGAGGGTCGGCCACTCGACGGCGCCCTGGGCCGCGAACGCCTGAAGCAGCAGCTCGCGATCGGGCTCGTCGCCGGCCTCGCGGTACGACTTCACCGACGTCTCGAGGTGGGCCTTCTCGGGTTCGTCCGGCGTGTCCTCTTCGAGGGCGCCGTCCTCGTGCTTCAAGCCCACCAGATCCAGCCACTCGAGCAGCAGGTCCTTCCGGCACTCGAGGAAGTACACCGCCAACAGCTCATCGGCGACCGGATTGGCGGCCAGGCGCGCGAGTGAGCGTCGCACCGCGGCGGCCCGCTTCTCGAAGGGCTGCTTCCGCAGGTAGACCGGGCGCGCCTTCATCGAGATCGCCGCCGCGTCCACCGCCTGCCGAAACATCGGCGGCGTCTCCTTCGAAAGCACCTTCATCATGCGGGTGGCTTCCTCGGGCGACATCCGCGCGAACACCTGGAACGAGCGCATCCAGTACCTCCGAGCAGGGGTGTAGCACCCTTCCGGTGGGCTCTGCCGCGGGCCGATCGGGACCCAGCGCCCGGTCAGGCGTGCCGGAACCACGCGTCGCGGACCGCCAGGGTGGCGGTCAGGACCAGGGCGGTGGCCAGGGCCGAATGGAGCCCCGTCACCTCGACCGGCAGCGCCAGCACGACGTTCGCGATGCCGACGGCCACCTGGGCGAGGCCCAGCGCGCCGGCGAGCCGGGCCAGCCAGGCCAGTCGGCCCGTGCCTCGGGCGGTCGCGGCCCAGCCGAGGAGCACGCCGAGCAGGGCATAGCCGTTGAGCCGGTGCAGCAGGTGTATGCCGACGGTTCCCTGCCAGGTCGGGAACCAGAGTCCGCCGTTGCAGGTGGGCCACTCGGGACAGGCGAGGCCGGCGTAGCGCGAAGAGACCTGGCCACCCAAGAACATCTGAAGGAGCAGGAGCCCGCCGACGACCCACAGCCAGCGACGCGCGTGGGCTGCGACGTCGGCCGCCGCAGCCGGCGCTCCCGCGTTTCGGTCGCGGAGCTCCCAACCGATCCAGGCGAAGCAGGCGACGATCGAGTTTCCGACGAGCAGGTGCGACGTGACGGTCCACGAGGCGAGCAGTTCCCAGACCGTGAGGGCCCCCAGGACGATCTGCACCAGCAGCAGCACGGCGGCCAGCACGAAGAGCGGGCGCAAGCGATCGCCATCTCCGGTGATCCGCCAGCCCCAGAAGGCGAGGGCCGCGAAGGAGAGGGCGACCGTGCCCGCCACCACCCGATGCGACCACTCGAAGGCGACCTTCAGGTCCATGGCCGGGACGAACTCGCCGAAGCAGAGCGGCCAGTCGGGGCAGGCGAGCCCGGCGCCGTGGGCGCGCACCAGCGCGCCGAGCACGATCAAGCCGTAGGTGAGCAGCACGAGCGCCAGGAAACCGGCGGTCAGGCCCGACGGACGCGGAGCGGCGGTGCCGCGGCCCTCGACCCGCGCGAGCGCGTCGCCTCGGGTCGTTCCCTCGTCTAGCATGCCGGCCTCGCTCACCCGAATCACCCTAGGCAATGGCTCCCCCCGAAACAAACACGGCCATCGAGGTTCGCGGCCTCGAGAAGCGCTACGGCGACCACCGCGCGCTGGCGGGGATCAATCTCTCGGTCCCGGCCGGCAGCTGCTTCGGCTTGCTGGGTCCGAACGGGGCTGGGAAGTCGACCACCGTCGGCGTCCTCACCACGCTCCTTTCGCCGAGCGGCGGCACGGCCACGCTGCTCGGCCACGACGTCGAGCGCGAGCGCGCCGCGGTCCGGGCTCGGCTCGGCGTGGTGTTCCAGGAGCCCGCTCTCGATCCCGAGCTCTCGGCTCGGGAGCAGCTGCGCTTGCACGCGCGCCTGTTTCGCTTGGAGTCGCCCGCCGCGGTCGTGGACGACTGGATCGAACGGCTCGACCTGGTCGAGCACGCCGATCGCGCGGTGCGCAAGCTCTCCGGCGGCCTGCGTCGCCGCGTCGAGATCGCGCGCGGCTTGCTCAACCGCCCCGGGGTGCTCTTTCTCGATGAGCCGACCACGGGCCTCGACCCCGCGGCCCGCGCCCGGATCTGGGACGAGCTGCGCAAGCTCCGGGACAGCGGCGAGACCACGCTCTTCCTGACCACCCACTCGATGGAAGAGGCCGATGCGCTGTGCGACGAGATCGCGATCCTCGACGCCGGCGAGGTGCGTGTCACCGGGCCGCCCGAGCGCCTCAAGGCCGATCTCGGCGGAGACGTCGTGACGGTGGTCCTGCGCGACGCGCCGGCGTCGGCGGAGGCTGCGCTGTCATCGGTCGCGGGCGTTCAGCGCGTCGACGCGAGCACGTCCGACGCCGGGACGACCTTCCACGTCACCGTGCGCGACGCCCCCCAGCAACTCGCGCGTCTGCTCGATCCCTTCCCGGCGGCCGACGTGCTGGCGGTCGAGATGCAGCGACCGAGTCTCGAGCACGTGTTCCTCCACCACACCGGTCATACGTTCGAGTCGGTCGAATCCGAAGCAGACGCGGCCGCATCCGATGCGGGGGCCGCATGAACGCCGGGCTGGGTGATCTCTGGGCGCTCACCGGCCGCGAGCTGCGGCGCTATGCGCGCGATCGCGCGTACTGGGTCGGGCAGATCGTGTTTCCCCTCGCCTTCGTGGGGTTCATCGGCTTCGGGCTCAACGACGTCGTCGATCTACCCAGCGGGACCAGCTACGTCGGGCATCTGGCCACGGGCCTGCTCGCGCTGCTGGTCGGGTCGGGCGCGGTGGGCGGCGGCTTCTCGCTGATCGAAGACAAGACCAGCGGGTTTCTGCGCGCGCTGCTCGTCGCACCCGTGGCGCGCATCCATCTCGTACTGGCGAAGCTGATTTCGCGCACCCTCCTGTCCCTGGTGCTGGTGGCGGGGCTCGGCCTCTTGCTCGCGCTCTTCACGCCGGTGCGCATCCATGATCCGGTGGCGGGGATCGTCGCCGTCGTGGCGATCACCGCGATCTTCGTGGCACTCGGCGTGACCCTCGCGGTGCCGCTGCGGCGCCTCGAATCGTTCCGTCTGATCGCCGCCCTCGTGACGGTCCCGCTCTACCTGTTCTCGGGGATCTTCTACCCGGTCTCGACGCTGCCGGCGCCGACCCGCTGGCTCAGCGTCGTGAACCCGCTGACCTACGGCGTCGATCTGCTCCGCTACGCGCTCCTCGGTGTACACGAGTTGCCGGTCGGACGTTCCTTGGTTTTGCTCTGCGGATTGACGGCATTGGCCATCGCGCTTGCCGCCTACGCCTTCGACCGGGGCACCCGGGGCTGAGCGCCGCCTTCAGTGGCACGCCCATGGGGTCGATAAGCGAGGCATGGAACCCCAGGTGGAACGATCGACCTCCCAAGATCCCCGACGGCTCCGCGAGCTCTTGGCGCGCGCCGAGATGCTGGCCCAGGAGCACGGGCTGCGCTCCGTCCTGGTGGGCCTTTCCGGGTTCGAGGGCGATCTCGCCTTCCCGGAGATCGTCGACTACGTCGAGAGCGCGCTGCGCGTCGACGATGCGCTGTTCCGCATGACGCGCGAGCGCGTCGTGATCCTCCTGACCGATGTCGACGCCGACCAGGCGGCCGGGATCGTGGCCCGGCTGCTCGACGAGTACCGGGAGCACTACCCCTCGACGAGCGAGCCCACGGTGGGCCTGGGCCAGTTCGAGATCGGGCCCGATACGACCGAGGTCTCGCTGAAGCTCGTGCTGCCCGCGCTCTTCGCGACGCCTCCCACGTCCCACTAGCGCGGCGCGAAGGCGCTCGGCCCAGGCAAGCGCCGGCGGCCCCGCGCTAGACCCGCAGCGAACGCGCGGTACTCTCCGGCGCCCATGCCGGAGATCCACCCGACCGCGATCCTCGATGGGGACGTCGAACTGGCGGCGGACGTCCAGATCGGGCCCCACTGCGTGATCCGCGGGCGGGTCCAGATCGGGGAAGAGACGCGCCTCATCGGCCACGTCTACCTCGAGGGCCCGCTGGTGCTGGGCGCGCACAACCTCGTCTACCCCTTCACCACCCTGGGCTTCGCTCCCCAGGATCTGTCCTTTCCGCCTGACCGGGAGGGCGCCGGCCTGGTGATCGGCGACCAGAACCGCTTCCGTGAATCGGTCACGATCTCGCGCGCCACCGGTGACGCGCCGACGCGGATCGGCGATCGCAACTACTGGATGGCGAACACCCACGCCGGTCACGATTCCGAGATCGGCAATGACTGCGTGATCGCGAATGGCACCCTGCTCGGCGGCTGGGTGCGGGTGGGCGACAACGTCTTCGCCGGCGGCAACGTGGCCGTGCATCAGCGCTGCCAGCTCGGGCGCGGCTCCTTCCTGACCGGCAGCGTCGGCCTGAACAAGGATCTGCCGCCCTTCTTCATGCTCACCGGCGGCAACGTGGCGGGCAGCATCAACCTGATCGGGATGCGCCGCTCTGGGATGCCCAGCGATCAGATCGACGACGTGAAGTGGGTGTACAAGAAGCTCTATCGCAGCTCGCTCCCGCTGCGAAAGGCGCTCGACGAGATCGAGGAGCGCGGCGATCGCCCGCTCGTGGCCGAGTACCTGACGTTCCTTCGCGGCATGACCCAGGGGCTGTGCCCGCACCGCGGCGAAGCGCGTCGCGGTACCGGACTGGACTGAGCCCGAACCCGGGTCCAGGGGTTCGCAACCTAGAGCAGGTCGGCGAGCGCGGGCTCCAGCTCGGGATACCGGAACGCGAAGCCACGCTCCTCGGCAACGCGCGGGACCACGCGTCGGCTGCCGAGCAGCTCTCCGGCGAGTTCGCCGAGCGCCGCGCGTACGGCGAAGCCCGGGACCGGGAGCAGGGTGGGGCGCCCCAGCACCCGGCCGAGGGTGCGCGTGAGCTCGGAGTTGGTCACCGGCTGGGGGGCGACCCCATTCACGGCGCCTTGCCAGCCCTCGTCGGTGATCGCGGCGAAGAGCAGGGCAGTGAGGTCGTCGAGGTGGATCCACGGAAACCACTGACGCCCGTCGCCGAGGCGCCCGCCGAGCCCGAAGCGGAAGGGCAGCACCAGCTGGGGCAGCGCTCCGCCGTCCTTCGCGAGCACGATGCCGATCCGCACGCGCACGGTGCGGACGCCCAACGCTTCGGCGGCCAGGGCTTCCCGTTCCCAGTCGACGCAGACCTCGGCGAGCAGTCCTTCGCCGGCGTCGGCGTCTTCGGCGAGGAGCGTGTCGCCGCGGTCCCCGTAGTAGCCGACGGCCGACGCACACACGAAGGTGCGCGGGCGCTCCGCGTCGGAGCACGCGCCGAGGGATTCGACGAGCGCGCGGGTCGAGGCCACCCGGCTCTCACGCACGCGCGCCTTGTGGGTGGCGGTGGGAAGCCCACCGAACACGGGTTCGCCGGCGAGGTGCACGACGGCGCGCAAGCCCGCCAGGTCTTCCGGCGCGACCTTCGTCCCATCCCACACGCAGCTCTCGGCGCCGGCAGGGAGTCCCCGCGGCGATGCGCGGCGCGAGACGATGCGCGCGCCGTGACCCGCGTCGAGCAGTGCCCGAGAGAGGGCACCTCCGACCAGACCGGTGCCGCCGGTGATCAGCACGGTGTCGGATGCAGCGGCCATGGTCCCCCCCCCTCGCGCGCCGTTCCTGGTTCGATCCGGACGCGGGTCGATCGGAGCGCGGCCGTGACCACGGTAGCGGCTGGTGGCCGGAGTGCTTCAGACCCGGTCGAGCAAGTCGGCCAGACGTGCCGCGAGGGCGTCGCCACCGGCCGGGAGCGGCGTCCCGTCGAGCGCGCCGAGCGCGCGGGCGCCGCGCACCGCGTTGGTGACACACACGCCTCGCGCCGAAGCGAGATCACGCGGGCCGAGGTCCCGTTCGTGGATCGCGGACCGCTCTCGCAGGATCTCGAGCGCGAGGCCGGCGACGCCGCCGCGCTCGGCGGGCGGCGTGAGCCAGTGCCCTTGCCCGTCCTCGAGAACGAGGTTGCTGCGCGTGCCCTCGACGAGACGTCCCTGTCGGTCGAAGAGCAGCGCCTCCTCGACGCCCTCGGCTTGCGCGGCTTCGGCGGCACCTTCGATCTCCACCCGATTCGTGAGCTTCTGTCCGGGGAAGCGGGAGGGCCCGGGGTGGGCGATGGGCGAGGTGATGGCCCGCCACCGCACGGGATCGTTCCCGAGCGCACGCGGGATCCCCACCAGGCGGGTGCCGCTCGCGTCGCGCGAGAGCTGCATGCGGATGGCGCCGTCCCTGCCATCGAACGCCGCCCGGGCGAGCCCGCGAAACGCCTCGCGCACGGCGGTGTCGGAGGGCACCGCGAAGCCGAGCGCCTTCGCCGCCCGGCGCAGACGCGCGATGTGTCGGTCGAGGTGGCGCACGTCGCCGCCCCGCACGAGCGCACTCGTGTAGCAGCCGAGCCCGGAGCGGTACGCCGAGTCGTCCGCCGACACCACGAAGCTGCCCGCTGGATGCAGGCGTCCGTCGGCCCAGACCGGGAACGGCGGGAGACGCGAACCGTCCGTCACCGCGAGCGTCCGATTCCTACCGGAGTCGGTCGCAGCCGGATCGGGCTAGCGCTGGTCGAGCGGGACGTAGTCGGTCTGGTTGGCGCCGGTGTAGATCTGCCGCGGACGCCCGATCTTGAAGTCGGGGTCGTTGTGCAGCTCGAGCCACTGGGCGATCCAGCCGGGCAGGCGTCCCAGCGCGAAGATCGCCGTGAACATGTTCGCCGGCGTTCCGATCGCGTTGTAGATGACGCCCGAGTAGAAGTCGACGTTCGGGTAGAGGCGCCGCTCGACGAAGTAGTCGTCCTTGAGGGCGATCTCTTCGAGCTCGACCGCGATCTCGAGCAGCTTCGTGCGGACGCCGAGATTCTCGAGGACCTCGAAGCAAGCCTTCTTGATGATCTTCATGCGCGGGTCGAAGTTCTTGTAGACGCGGTGCCCGAAGCCCATCAAGCGCGCCGTGTCGTCGCCGCGCTTCGCGCGATCGACGAACTCGCGGGCGGTGATTCCCTCGTCGCGAATCTGGGCCAGCATCTCGATCACGGCCTGGTTTGCGCCACCGTGGCTCGGGCCCCAGAGCGCGTTGATGCCGGCAGAGATCGCCGCGAACAGGTTCACCATCGACGAACCCACCAGCCGCACCGTGCTGGTGGAGCAGTTCTGCTCGTGGTCGGCGTGCAGGATGAGCAGGAGGTCGATGGCCTTCTCGATGACCGGATCGACCTCGTAGGGCTCGCACGGCGTGGCGAACATCATGTGCAGGAAGTTCGCCGAGTAGGACAGCTCGTTGCGAGGGTAGATGAACGGCTGACCGATCGAGTGCTTGTAGGCGTAGGCGGCCATCGTGATCATCTTCGCGATGAGCCGATGTACCGAGATCTCGACCTGGCGCGGATCGCGCGGGTCGAGGGAATCGGGGTAGAAGGCTGAAAGCGAACCACACGCTGCGGCGCAGGCAGCCATCGGGTGCGCGTCCTTCGGGAGCGCTCCGAAGAAGCGCTTGAAGTCCTCATGGATCATCGTATGGAGCGTGATCGAGTTGACGAACTCCTCGAGCTCGGTGCCCGTCGGGAGCTGTCCGTAGATCAGCAGGTAGGCCACCTCGAGGAAGGTGCTCTTCTCGGCGAGCTGCTCGATCGGGATGCCCCGGTACCGCAAGATGCCTTTCTCACCGTCGATGAAGGTGATCGCGCTCTTGCAGGAGCCCGAGTTCGCGTAGCCGGGATCGAGGGTGATCAGGCCGGTCTGCGAACGCAGTTTGCCGATGTCGATTCCGCGTTCGCCCTCGCTGCCCTCGATGATGGGGAGTTCCAGAGTCTGATCACCGACTTGCAGCTTGGCCGTTTCCGACATGGGACTCCTTCGGGCGCGGCGCCGGCGGGGCGTGCGCGGAACGGGAAGGGGATCCTCGGATCCCAAGGGTTGGGTCCGAATCCCTTCGGACGAAACCGGTGGAAGCTTAGCCGAAGCTCGGGAAACGCGAAAGATCCCCAGCGATCACCGGGAGTTGCGCACCTGCGTGCACATCGGCCCAGGGGCGCCGCCGAAGGCCGTTCCGGTGTCCCGGGGACCGCGGGGCCTCTCCGGATGCTCCGCCTCAGCCGCCGGCGCGCTTGACGGTGAAGCCCTTCGCCTCGAGCTCCGGGATCACGGCGTCGCGGTGGTCGCCCTGGATCTCGATCACACCGTCCTTCACCGAGCCGCCACTGCCGCAGCGGCGCTTCAGCTCGCCGGCGAGATCGCGCAGATCCTCCGACGGGAGCGGGACGCCCGAGATGGTGGTCACCGGTTTCCCTCGGCGCCCCTTCACCTCGCGTCGCACGCGCACCACGCCGTCGCCCTGGGGTGCGCGCGGGTTCTTCCGGCACACGCAGCCCTTCGACGAGCGACCACAGTGGGGGCACATCCGTCCGCTGCCCGTGGAATAGACCGTGCGATCCCGACTCAAGCCTGTCTGCCTCCGGCCGTTCCATGGAGGGGTGCCGCGGCCCGGGGTGGGTCGGGCGCCGCATCGGCCCGTGCTCGGATGCCCGAGGTCGGTTCCTCGACACTCTTCAGGCCTCTGGATACTGTACCTCGCCATGCAAAGACACCGCTTTCGAGGCTTTGGGCTCATCGTGTCCTGCGTCGTCGCGTTCGCGACGGCGGCAGCGGCCATCGACGATCCGGCCGCGCGCACGCAGGTCACCACCTTCGACAACGGACTCGTCGCGGTGACACTCGAAGACGACGCCACGCCCGTCGTCTCCTTCCAGATCTGGGTGCAGGTCGGCTCGCGCGACGAATCCGAGTACACCGGGCTCGCCCACCTCTTCGAGCACATGATGTTCAAAGGGTCGAAGCACATCGCCCCCGAAGAACACGCCCGGCTGGTGAACGCCCGCGGCGGTGTGATCAACGCGTTCACGAGCCGCGATTTCACGGTCTACTTCGAGGACGTCACCCGCGAATCCCTGCCGCTGGTGATCGACCTCGAGCACGAGCGCTTCTCGAACCTGCGTGTCACCGAAGACATGCTGAAGAGCGAGCGTCAGGTGGTGCTCGAAGAGCGCCGCTACCGCACCGAGGACAAGCCGGTGGGGCGTGCCTACGAGGCGCTGCTGGCCCTGCTCTGGCAGGCCCATCCCTACCGCTGGCCGGTGATCGGTTGGCGCAGCGACGTCGAGAAGGCGACCGTCGAGGTCTGCCAGGACTTCTTCGACCGCTTCTACGCGCCGAACAACCTGGTGATCGCGGTGGCCGGCGACTTCGACACCGAAGCCACGCTCGCCCACCTGGAGCGCACCTTCGGGCAGATGCCCAACCCGGGCCCGATCCTGCGCAACCCGACCGAGGAGCCCGAGCAGTCCGGCGAACGGCGCTCGACGGTGCACTTCGACCTGCGCAGCCCGGTACTCGCAGCGGCCTGGCACGCGCCGCCGACGGGGCACGAAGACGGCGAGGCCCTCGACGTGCTCTCCCAGATCCTCTCCGACGGCCGCTCGAGCCGTCTCTACAAGAGCCTCGTGCACGAAGCCGAGATCGCCCTGTCGGCGTCCGGGGGCTACTGGGAGATGATCGATGCCGGTGCGTTCCTGGCGCTGGCGGGTGTGCGTCCGGGTGAGGACATCGACGAAGTCGAGCGCCTGTTCTTCGCCGAGATCGACAAGCTGCGCGACGCGCCGGTGACCGAAGCCGAGCTCGCCAAGGCCAAGCGCCAGCTCGAGGTGTCACTGGTGAACGGCCTGGCCACGAGCCACGCCCTGTCGTCCCGGATCGGCCGCGACTACGCGACCTTCGGCCGGATCCGCCCGCTCGACGAACGACTCGAACGGATCCGGTCGGTGACGGCCGAGGACGTGCAGCGGGTCGCCCGCACCTACCTCGTGAAAGCGAAACGCAACGTCGTCCACATCGTGCCACCGCCCGAGGAAGCGGCCGAAGCGCCTGCACCCGCGAATGCACGCGACAATGGGGAGGGCGCCTGATGCGCGCGCGCGAACGCTCTCGACGAATCGTCTCGGTGCTCCTCACCGGGGTCGGTGCCACGCTCCTCGGCGGCTGCGGCGGGCTCCTCGGCCCCGCGCCGGCCTGGGAAGAGCCGGCGCCCGCGCCGGTCGAGCGGCCCGTGGTGCGCGAGGGCGCGGTCAGCGTCCGTGAGCTGCCGAACGGGCTGCGCGTCCTGATCCACGAAGACCACCGGCTGCCGCGGGTGGTGCTCGGCCTGACCGTGCGCCGCGGGGCGACCGGTGAGTCCCCCGAAGACGCCGGTCTCGCTTCCTTCACCACCGAGCTGCTCGAGCGCGGCGCCGGCGACCGCGATGCCCTCGCGTTCGCGGAAGTCACCGACGCGCTGGGCGCGGGTTTCGGTGCCGCAGCCGACTGGGACACGATGGGCGCCTCGATCTCGGGCCTGTCGCGCGACTTCGACACGCTGGTCGAGCTGCTCTCCGACGCAGTGTTGCGGCCGCGCTTCGACGCGCGCGAAGCCGAACGCGCGCGCTCCCAGCTCCTGGCCGCCTTCGAGCGCGCCAAAGACGACCCGGCGACGTTGGCGCGCTGGAACCTGGCGAAGGCGATCTACGGAGACCATCGTTTCGGAATGCCCACCGCCGGGAGCCCGGAATCGGTGGAGGGCTTCGACGCCAAACGTGCGCGTGCCTTCCACGCAAAGCTCTTCGTCCCCAACGGCGCCATCCTCAGCGTGTCCGGCGACGTCGATCCCGACGCGGCCTTCGCGGCCGTGAAGGAGGCTTTCGGCGCCTGGGAGCGCGGCTCCGTCATCGACCCGGGCGCACCCCCGCCGTCTCCGTCACCCGCGAAGCGCCACATCGTGGTGGTC containing:
- a CDS encoding glycosyltransferase family 2 protein; its protein translation is MASPNAPHPVSACIIAGNEADRIGACLDSVAFCDEVLVVDSHSEDRTREIAAEHGARVIERDWPGHVAQKEFAIREAKHDWVFCIDADERVAPELRAAIERVQEGGFGNAAGYEVSRVSRYLGRWIRHGTWYPDWKLRLFDRRRGGWSGRNPHDHVRVDGPVTRLAGELEHDPYRSFSDHLRTIDTYTTTMAEEMRSEGRRARWRDVVLRPPARFFVFYVLRRGFLDGWRGLLLAYLAAHYVRLKYAKLWIAERS
- a CDS encoding COX15/CtaA family protein, with the translated sequence MLDEGTTRGDALARVEGRGTAAPRPSGLTAGFLALVLLTYGLIVLGALVRAHGAGLACPDWPLCFGEFVPAMDLKVAFEWSHRVVAGTVALSFAALAFWGWRITGDGDRLRPLFVLAAVLLLVQIVLGALTVWELLASWTVTSHLLVGNSIVACFAWIGWELRDRNAGAPAAAADVAAHARRWLWVVGGLLLLQMFLGGQVSSRYAGLACPEWPTCNGGLWFPTWQGTVGIHLLHRLNGYALLGVLLGWAATARGTGRLAWLARLAGALGLAQVAVGIANVVLALPVEVTGLHSALATALVLTATLAVRDAWFRHA
- a CDS encoding ABC transporter ATP-binding protein, whose product is MAPPETNTAIEVRGLEKRYGDHRALAGINLSVPAGSCFGLLGPNGAGKSTTVGVLTTLLSPSGGTATLLGHDVERERAAVRARLGVVFQEPALDPELSAREQLRLHARLFRLESPAAVVDDWIERLDLVEHADRAVRKLSGGLRRRVEIARGLLNRPGVLFLDEPTTGLDPAARARIWDELRKLRDSGETTLFLTTHSMEEADALCDEIAILDAGEVRVTGPPERLKADLGGDVVTVVLRDAPASAEAALSSVAGVQRVDASTSDAGTTFHVTVRDAPQQLARLLDPFPAADVLAVEMQRPSLEHVFLHHTGHTFESVESEADAAASDAGAA
- a CDS encoding ABC transporter permease, with the translated sequence MNAGLGDLWALTGRELRRYARDRAYWVGQIVFPLAFVGFIGFGLNDVVDLPSGTSYVGHLATGLLALLVGSGAVGGGFSLIEDKTSGFLRALLVAPVARIHLVLAKLISRTLLSLVLVAGLGLLLALFTPVRIHDPVAGIVAVVAITAIFVALGVTLAVPLRRLESFRLIAALVTVPLYLFSGIFYPVSTLPAPTRWLSVVNPLTYGVDLLRYALLGVHELPVGRSLVLLCGLTALAIALAAYAFDRGTRG
- a CDS encoding diguanylate cyclase; amino-acid sequence: MERSTSQDPRRLRELLARAEMLAQEHGLRSVLVGLSGFEGDLAFPEIVDYVESALRVDDALFRMTRERVVILLTDVDADQAAGIVARLLDEYREHYPSTSEPTVGLGQFEIGPDTTEVSLKLVLPALFATPPTSH
- the lpxA gene encoding acyl-ACP--UDP-N-acetylglucosamine O-acyltransferase translates to MPEIHPTAILDGDVELAADVQIGPHCVIRGRVQIGEETRLIGHVYLEGPLVLGAHNLVYPFTTLGFAPQDLSFPPDREGAGLVIGDQNRFRESVTISRATGDAPTRIGDRNYWMANTHAGHDSEIGNDCVIANGTLLGGWVRVGDNVFAGGNVAVHQRCQLGRGSFLTGSVGLNKDLPPFFMLTGGNVAGSINLIGMRRSGMPSDQIDDVKWVYKKLYRSSLPLRKALDEIEERGDRPLVAEYLTFLRGMTQGLCPHRGEARRGTGLD
- a CDS encoding TIGR01777 family oxidoreductase, whose product is MAAASDTVLITGGTGLVGGALSRALLDAGHGARIVSRRASPRGLPAGAESCVWDGTKVAPEDLAGLRAVVHLAGEPVFGGLPTATHKARVRESRVASTRALVESLGACSDAERPRTFVCASAVGYYGDRGDTLLAEDADAGEGLLAEVCVDWEREALAAEALGVRTVRVRIGIVLAKDGGALPQLVLPFRFGLGGRLGDGRQWFPWIHLDDLTALLFAAITDEGWQGAVNGVAPQPVTNSELTRTLGRVLGRPTLLPVPGFAVRAALGELAGELLGSRRVVPRVAEERGFAFRYPELEPALADLL
- a CDS encoding aminotransferase class IV; the encoded protein is MTDGSRLPPFPVWADGRLHPAGSFVVSADDSAYRSGLGCYTSALVRGGDVRHLDRHIARLRRAAKALGFAVPSDTAVREAFRGLARAAFDGRDGAIRMQLSRDASGTRLVGIPRALGNDPVRWRAITSPIAHPGPSRFPGQKLTNRVEIEGAAEAAQAEGVEEALLFDRQGRLVEGTRSNLVLEDGQGHWLTPPAERGGVAGLALEILRERSAIHERDLGPRDLASARGVCVTNAVRGARALGALDGTPLPAGGDALAARLADLLDRV
- a CDS encoding citrate synthase — its product is MSETAKLQVGDQTLELPIIEGSEGERGIDIGKLRSQTGLITLDPGYANSGSCKSAITFIDGEKGILRYRGIPIEQLAEKSTFLEVAYLLIYGQLPTGTELEEFVNSITLHTMIHEDFKRFFGALPKDAHPMAACAAACGSLSAFYPDSLDPRDPRQVEISVHRLIAKMITMAAYAYKHSIGQPFIYPRNELSYSANFLHMMFATPCEPYEVDPVIEKAIDLLLILHADHEQNCSTSTVRLVGSSMVNLFAAISAGINALWGPSHGGANQAVIEMLAQIRDEGITAREFVDRAKRGDDTARLMGFGHRVYKNFDPRMKIIKKACFEVLENLGVRTKLLEIAVELEEIALKDDYFVERRLYPNVDFYSGVIYNAIGTPANMFTAIFALGRLPGWIAQWLELHNDPDFKIGRPRQIYTGANQTDYVPLDQR
- a CDS encoding translation initiation factor Sui1 produces the protein MSRDRTVYSTGSGRMCPHCGRSSKGCVCRKNPRAPQGDGVVRVRREVKGRRGKPVTTISGVPLPSEDLRDLAGELKRRCGSGGSVKDGVIEIQGDHRDAVIPELEAKGFTVKRAGG
- a CDS encoding pitrilysin family protein, with translation MQRHRFRGFGLIVSCVVAFATAAAAIDDPAARTQVTTFDNGLVAVTLEDDATPVVSFQIWVQVGSRDESEYTGLAHLFEHMMFKGSKHIAPEEHARLVNARGGVINAFTSRDFTVYFEDVTRESLPLVIDLEHERFSNLRVTEDMLKSERQVVLEERRYRTEDKPVGRAYEALLALLWQAHPYRWPVIGWRSDVEKATVEVCQDFFDRFYAPNNLVIAVAGDFDTEATLAHLERTFGQMPNPGPILRNPTEEPEQSGERRSTVHFDLRSPVLAAAWHAPPTGHEDGEALDVLSQILSDGRSSRLYKSLVHEAEIALSASGGYWEMIDAGAFLALAGVRPGEDIDEVERLFFAEIDKLRDAPVTEAELAKAKRQLEVSLVNGLATSHALSSRIGRDYATFGRIRPLDERLERIRSVTAEDVQRVARTYLVKAKRNVVHIVPPPEEAAEAPAPANARDNGEGA